AAAAATAATAGATGACAAACAACTACCTATAGACGGTGCGACTATTATTTTGCAAGCAATGGATTCGACCTATATAGGCGCATCCATTTCCAATTCCGACGGCATATTCGTTTTTAAAAGCCAACAGAAAGAATACCGCTTGATAATACAACACCTTTTATATGAGACTAAACAAATGGTAGGTAAGGGAAATAATGCTGGAACTATTCAACTTCAACCTCAAGACTATGCTTTGGATGAAGTTATTATAAAAGCAGAACATCCTTTTGCAAAAGTAGAGAATGGACTTTTAGGATATAATCTTGCTGTTCTTACCCAAAATCAACTCGTAAACAATGCTTATGAAGCATTGACAAAGATACCGGGAGTACAAGAAGATAGAGGAATACTAACTTTGGCTGGAGCAGGAAAACTGACTGTTATTTTAAATGGTAAACCTACAACAATGGATGCCGGACAACTTGAAACAATTCTGCGCAATACTCCGGTTAGTCGTATAGAAAAAGCAGAAGTAATGTACAGTGCGCCTCCTGAATATCATGTACGGGGTGCAGCTATTAATATGGTTTTAAAACATTCAAACGACTACTCTTTTCAGGGGGAGATAAGTGCTAACTATAAAAACCAATATTTCAATGATGGAGGAATGAATGGAAACTTTCGTTTATCAACTCCCAAAATGGCTTTTGATGTAATGTACGGAGCAAATAACGTAAAAAAGATGGAGTACATAGACCTTGATTCCAAACATACACAAAAAGGTGAACTACATAATATCATACAAAATGAACAGTTGCGTAGCAAGTACTGGAAACACGACCTTAGAGCAGCTTTTGAGTATAACTTCAACAACAAAAACAATATCAATATAGCATACACAGGTAGTTATACCCCCGACCAGTATAATAATAGCCGGACATCAGGCAATTACCAAACCAGCAATGTCGATAAATATATTGACAATCAAATGCGCAATATTACATTGCAATATCATTCAGGCTTTGGACTTGACATAGGTGGTGATTATACATATTATACTTCTAATAATGCCCAAAGACTATATGCTGATTATCAAGATGGAAGTCAGAGTAGTTTCTCTATGGTTGGTGGACAAAAAATAGACCGCTACTCTATCTATGCAGACCAGAAACAATCTCTATCAAAAGGATGGAATCTGGGTTATGGAATTTCCTATCGATTTGCCAAAGATCTTGATTTTCAAACTTATGATAAAGTGACAGGTAACATTCAAACTCAAAATACATATTCCAATCTAAGAGAACAAACTACCAGCTTTTATGTATCATTGAGCAAAAACTATACAACAGGTACATCTTTATCCGTTTCTGCTACGGGAGAATATTATACTATTGGAAATTATCATAAATGGGCAGTTTATCCACAAGCATCGTTGACTTATTTTAAAACACCGAAACATGTGTTTCAACTTTCATTATCTACGGACAAAACTTATCCAAGCTATTGGGATATGCAATCTTCCGTCAGCTATCTTAATGGATATACAGAATTATGGGGAACACCGAATTTGAAGCCAATGACGAATTATAATCTGAATGGAAGCTATATTTTTTTGAATAAGTATATTCTTAGCCTGTTTTTCACGCATACATCAGATTATTTCACACAAGCTGCCTATCAATCTACTGACAGGCTGGCACTAATCTATAAAAACACAAATTGGAACTATATGCAGGTGTGGGGAGCAAATATCATATTACCCTTTAAAGTAGGAAACTGGCTGGATTCCCGATTAACCTTAGTCGGTATGCAAATGCACCAACGCTGTGATGATTTTTTCGACATCCCTTTCAATCGTAAGAAATGGGTATTTAGCGGCACACTGGATAATACATTTAAAGTAAATAAGAATTTGTCTTTCGAGTTAATGGGAAATGTACAGACCCCCGTCATACAAGGGACATTTGATATAGAATCTATTTTTAATCTCACTGCCGGATTGCGATGGAATTTCGCAAATGATAAATTGAGTTTATCTGTCCGTTGCTATGACATATTTGATACAGGGATGCCTGCAACAAAAGTCCGTTTCAAAGGGCAAAACTTGAATATGGATAGCGGATTTTATTCACGAGCATTTACTCTGCATTTCAGTTATCGCTTTGGTGGATATAAGAAAAAGGAGATAAAAGGAGTAGATACATCAAGATTTAGATACTAATTCAAAAATGATATGAGAACATTGTTACTAATTCTGAGTGTTTTATGTTTTGGTTCATGCAAAACATCATTGATTACCTATCGAAATGGATATATATTTGACAAGCAAGGTGAAACGATTGGTAATTATACTAACGGGTATATTTATAGTTCAAAGAGAATACTTAAAGGATATTATTCCAATGGGTATATTTATGATGATAATCACAATATTGTAGGAAATTATGCAAATGGATATGTAAAAATGAAAAACAAAGATGATTAATAATATAATTTCAACACTACATGGAAAGTGTATTACAACAGAGATTTTTCCGTTTATTATCGGAATACTCGCAGTATGAAGTTTCTGAATTAGAGTTAACAGAAGCCATTGAAGAATTGGCTATCCATTTAGCAGATTCCAGTATGAACGAGCAGGATTACAACGTTTTACTGCGTTATTTTTCCTTTGGTTTACACCGTCTTAAATCGTATCGTGTACGGTTTGAGCAAGAAAAAAATGCCCTATCTGCATCTAATTGATGAAGCGATAGGGCTTTTAAACACTGAAATACGCCTTATTGAATGGCGCATCAAGTACCCGAACCAACTACAGCAATGTATTAATAAACAAATCATTTCTCCTCTTTTTCTTGCAGACAAAACAACTCTTATCAACATCATGGAAATGGTAAGCGGTCTGTTCCTCTCCAAAGACATCGTATATAAGAACGGAAAGCCTGCCTATTTGGTGGATTTATCTAAAGGCTTTGAATGGTTGTTCAATATCAAGATAGGCGACTATTACCAAAAACATGAGGACGTGATAAAACGGAAGCCGGGCAAACTGACCGAATTTCTTAATGGACTGGCAGACCTAATCAAAAAGGAACATGACAAGAAAGGATATAGATAATCAGCAACTTATGGTTTATTTATAGGGGATTCCATTAGTTCCCCTATAATTTCTTTGCATCCATTTTTAGAACTTTGCTTCATCAATCGATTGACAAATAAGAATGTATAACCTGAAACATGAAGCAATTATGTATATAGAGAATGACGAATTTGGTGAATGGATGCAGAAGCTGTATGCCAAACTGGAAGAACTCTGCAAAGATGTACGGGTACTACGCAATGCAGACAGGGTACTGCCCGAAGATGACAACCTATTGGATAATCAGGACTTGTGCCTGCTGTTCAAAGTAAGTATCAAAACCCTGCAACGCTACCGGGCTCTCGGTGCGCTGCCATACTTCACTATCAACGGAAAAGTGTATTACAAGGCTTCCGATGTACGGGAGTTCATCAAAGAAAGGTTCAGTATTACCACGCTACGCCAGTTCGAGAAAGAACACTGCACGAAGAAAAAGAAGTAAATCTAAAAAGCCGGAACGGTGAATGTACTTCATCATTTGTTCCGGCTTTCCCTGCTTATGGCTTGCCCAACTTATCGGCTTCTTTCTTTAGCTGTTCGGCTTGCTCGTTCAACAGCCTTGCACGTTCCAACGCTTCCGCCTGCTTTTGGATGCGGTATTCAAAATCCATCACTGAATCGGTCAGACTTCGGATAAAACCGTTATCCCGTTGCCACTTGAACTTGTTTTCCAGCATATCAAAA
This Alistipes shahii WAL 8301 DNA region includes the following protein-coding sequences:
- a CDS encoding outer membrane beta-barrel family protein encodes the protein MMRLNKIIPLTFFYLFLGCYQTVAWGQTINGKIIDDKQLPIDGATIILQAMDSTYIGASISNSDGIFVFKSQQKEYRLIIQHLLYETKQMVGKGNNAGTIQLQPQDYALDEVIIKAEHPFAKVENGLLGYNLAVLTQNQLVNNAYEALTKIPGVQEDRGILTLAGAGKLTVILNGKPTTMDAGQLETILRNTPVSRIEKAEVMYSAPPEYHVRGAAINMVLKHSNDYSFQGEISANYKNQYFNDGGMNGNFRLSTPKMAFDVMYGANNVKKMEYIDLDSKHTQKGELHNIIQNEQLRSKYWKHDLRAAFEYNFNNKNNINIAYTGSYTPDQYNNSRTSGNYQTSNVDKYIDNQMRNITLQYHSGFGLDIGGDYTYYTSNNAQRLYADYQDGSQSSFSMVGGQKIDRYSIYADQKQSLSKGWNLGYGISYRFAKDLDFQTYDKVTGNIQTQNTYSNLREQTTSFYVSLSKNYTTGTSLSVSATGEYYTIGNYHKWAVYPQASLTYFKTPKHVFQLSLSTDKTYPSYWDMQSSVSYLNGYTELWGTPNLKPMTNYNLNGSYIFLNKYILSLFFTHTSDYFTQAAYQSTDRLALIYKNTNWNYMQVWGANIILPFKVGNWLDSRLTLVGMQMHQRCDDFFDIPFNRKKWVFSGTLDNTFKVNKNLSFELMGNVQTPVIQGTFDIESIFNLTAGLRWNFANDKLSLSVRCYDIFDTGMPATKVRFKGQNLNMDSGFYSRAFTLHFSYRFGGYKKKEIKGVDTSRFRY
- a CDS encoding 4-fold beta flower protein; the protein is MRTLLLILSVLCFGSCKTSLITYRNGYIFDKQGETIGNYTNGYIYSSKRILKGYYSNGYIYDDNHNIVGNYANGYVKMKNKDD
- a CDS encoding RteC domain-containing protein, which translates into the protein MYGLSKKKMPYLHLIDEAIGLLNTEIRLIEWRIKYPNQLQQCINKQIISPLFLADKTTLINIMEMVSGLFLSKDIVYKNGKPAYLVDLSKGFEWLFNIKIGDYYQKHEDVIKRKPGKLTEFLNGLADLIKKEHDKKGYR
- a CDS encoding helix-turn-helix domain-containing protein yields the protein MYIENDEFGEWMQKLYAKLEELCKDVRVLRNADRVLPEDDNLLDNQDLCLLFKVSIKTLQRYRALGALPYFTINGKVYYKASDVREFIKERFSITTLRQFEKEHCTKKKK